The sequence GGGTCATCGGATCGGCAGGGCTGGCTGGGGGAGGGAGAGGCGGCTCAGTAGATCTCTTCGTCGCGCATCAGTTCGCCCGGGCCGGGGGCAAAGGCCAGCCAGAGGGGGAACTGCAGGATCGGGATGTCCACCACCTGCTCAACGGCATCCACCAGGATCAGGGGCAGCTCGCCGCGCTCCTCCAGCCGGTCGGCCCGCTCGATCAGGGCATCGGGGCGCTCGAACAGCACGATGCCGCTGCTGGGGCCGAAGTCTTCGCGGTCGAGTCCCAGGGCCTCCTGGAGGCCGCGGCGCCACTCGCCCAGCCGCTCCGGCTGACTGGCCAGCACCAGGGTCTGGAAGCGATCGCCGTAGAGCTCCCCGAGGATGGCGATCGCGGCGGCGCTCACCAGGGCATTGCGGCCGCGGCTGCCGCCGCTGGGCTGGGCGCCGCGACCGCCCTGATCCAGGAACCAGTTGTCGAGGCTGGCGGCGGCTTCGGCATCGAGGCTGCGGCGCAGTTTCCAGGCGGGCGCGTAGAAATCGGGCTGGCCCTGGAAGCCGGCGAGCTGCTCGCGGATCAGGCCCTCATCGGCGCTGAACTGGCCTGCGGCGGCCACCGCGGGACCGGGCGGCGGGGGGCTGGCCTGGGCCGCCTGCTCGGCGTCGAGAGCCGAGGGGGCCACCAGCAGTTGCTGGGGCACCAGGTCCACCTGTTCGGCGGCCACGGCAAGGTCCTGCAGGGCGCCCACCAGGTAGTCCTGGAAGCCCTTGAGCCGGCGGGCCATCCCATCGGCCTGGCCCGTGACGCTGCTCTGAATCTCGCGGTTGATCTGCTCCTGGCGGCTCTCCAGCTGGTGAATCTCGTCCAGGAGCTGCTGGCGCCGATGACGCAGCTCCTCCAGCGCCAGCTCCTGCCAGGCGGTGCTGGCGGCAGCGGCAGCCGGCTCGCTGGGCGTGGGCTCGCCCGGACCAGGCCCCGGCGGCGTGGCGCCGCTCTCAGGCGCGGCGGTGGTGGTGGGCTCCTCAGGCATCGGACGCGGAGAGATGGCTCAGGTGACGGTCCAGTTGTCGGCGCAGGGCCCCAGCATCGAACAGCAGGGGCAACAGGTGAATGCTGCGCTCCTCCCGGAAATAGAACACCACGGGCAGGCCCGGCCAGTACAGCTTCCAGGCCAGCCAGCTGGCATAGGGAAAGCGGCGCAGCTCGGTGTTCTGGCGCCACACCACCAGGGAGTCGGCCTGAAACTCGAGCCGCAGCAAAGCGGTCTGCAGCAGCAGGAACAGCCCCAGCAGGCCCACCCCCAGGCTCAGCCACAGGGCCCCACCCCAGAGGGGCAGCAGCGCCAGGCAGCCCAGCGCCAGCACCAGCACGCCCCCTGCCACGCCGTAATGGCGCGGCAGGCTCGTGGCTTCGGTCTCTGGAGCTGGGGCCGAGGCCGCAGAAGGGGGAGTCGTCATGGCGGGGTCATCCGAGGCGGGGTTATCCAAAGAGCACTGAGGTGAGCACGCCGTCCATCAGCGCCACCGTGACCAGGATCATCACCACGGCGCCGGTGGTGGTGGTGCCCACCTCCTTGGGGCCGCCCCGGGTGGTGAGGCCCCAGCCGCAGGAAATCACGGCGATCTGCAACCCGAACACAAGGGCCTTCACCAGCATGAAGGGCAGATCCTCCGGCTGCATCCAGGTGCGCACCGAGTTCCAGAACACGCTGGGGGGGATGTTGTACAGCAAGGAACTGCTCACTTGCCCCGACCAGATCCCCACCCCGAAGAACAGCAGGCACTGCACCGGCGCCATCACCACCATGGCCAGAACCCTCGGCACCACCAGGTACTGCACCGGGTCGGTGCGCAGCATGGTGATCGCATCAATCTGCTCGGTCACCTTCATGGTGCCCAGTTGGGCGGCGTAGGCGGTGGCCACCTTGCCGGTGAGCAGGGTGGCGGTGAGAAGGGGCGCAATCTCCCGGGAGAGGCCCAGGGCCAGCAGGCCCCCCACAGCGGCGTTGGCGCCCTGCTTGGAGAGCTCTGCCACCACCTGGATGTTGAAGACGGTGCCGGCGGCCAAAGCCGTGATCATCACGATCAAGAAGCTGCCGGGGCCGGCTTCCAGCAGCTCGTTCATCAGATCGTTGACGCCGATGCGGCCGCGGGCGATGGCGCTGACCGCCTGGCCCCCGATCAGGCCGCTCACCGCCAGCCGCCGCAGCCAACGCGGGGCCCGCAGCCAGCTGGGCAAGCCAGGCGAACGGGTCAACCGCAGGGAACGCACCAGGGCAGAAGCACGGGTCATGGCTGAAGAGGGAGCCGCTCGGGCCAGCGACGCATCACCACCAGCCCCAGCACCACCAGCACCGCTGGGATCAGGCCCATGCAGAGCCGGATCGCCACCAGCGCACTGGCGGGCTGAAGGGCATCGCGCACCGCCTGGTAGCCACTCAGGCTCATCATGTTGCCGAAGAAGAACAGGGCCAGACTGATACAGATCTTCTGGGCCAGCACCATCCAGGCGCTGTACTGGCCGGCCGGTTTTTCAGGATCAGCGTCGATGGCATCCGGTAGGAGCGCCCAGGGGATCAGGTAGGCCGTCGAGGCGCCGAGGCCAGCCACCATGATCGTGGCCAGCAACGCTGCCAGGCGCAGACCGTTGGCCAGGGAGCCCAAGGGGGCGATGCCGGCTTGCATGGCCGGCAACACCATGGCGGAGAGGCAGGCGGCGATCCAGAGCCAGGTGCCCAGATGGAGGGCCCGCAGCCGCCCGGAGCGATGGCACACCGCCGTCCACACCCAGAGGCCCGCCAGGGTGCTCACCATGAAGGGCAGCAGGATCCAGTTGCTCCAGCTCTCCGGCAGACCGATCACCACCGGCAGGTAGATGAGAGCAGCGGTCTGCATGATCTGCAGGGCGCACCACAGCAGCAGGTAGAGGCCCAGAACGCGCAGGAAGCGGCCGTTGGCGCGCACCCGCTTCAGCAGGCGGCGGGTGGTGCCGGCGTGCTGCAGTGGCCGCTGGCAGTGGCGGGCTGCCGGGGCCAGGCCCCAGCCGCACAGCAGGGTGGAGCTGGTGACCAGCAGGCCGGTGAGCACGCCCAGCTGCAGGTAGCTGGCGGGGTTGTGGTGGTCGCGCAGCAGCAGGCCACCGAGCACGATGCCCACCAGGCTGGCGATGATCGAGCCGGTGAAGCGTGAGGAGTTGAGCCGGGTGCGCAGCGACACATCCGTGCTGAGTTCCGCCGCCAGGGCGGCATAGGGCAGGTTCACCCCGGTGTAGAAGCTGTTGGCCAGCATCGAGATCAGCAGGAACACCGCGAACTTCACCCACTGGTTGCCGGGCGGCAGCCACCACATCGCCGCCATCGCCACGCCCAGGGGCACGGCACTGCCGAGGATCCAGGGGATGCGCGGTCCCCAGCGGCTCTGGGTCTTGTCACTGAGCCAGCCCACCACCGGGTCGTTCACCGCATCCCAGAGGCGGCCGATCATCAGCACAAGGCCCGCCATCCAGGAGGGCAGCCCGGCCGCTGCTGTGTAGAAGATGAACAGGTAAAAGCCGATCAGCGAGGCGGCCATGCCGGTGCCGGCGTCGCCCAGGCCGTAGGCCCAGAGCAGGCGCTGACGGGCCGCTCCGCGCAGATCCGCGGCATCCGTGAGGGGCACCGGTGGGGCTGGCGCTTCGCTTGCGGTGGGCGCCAAGGGCTGCAGGGGAGGGGACGCGGAACGCAGGCCATAATGGCGGAGCCCGAAAGGGCCAGAAGCAGTACAGACGTACTGATGCGGGCGTAGTTTAGTGGTAAAACCTCAGCCTTCCAAGCTGATGATGCGGGTTCGATTCCCGCCGCCCGCTTGCTGCTCCACGCCTTGCTGCTCCACGCCTTGGTGATCCGTTCCCTGCCGCGCTGCTGGCTTCTGCTCAGTTCGGTGCTGCTCTGGCCAGCCCTGGCTCCGGTCGCGGCCCGCTCAGGAGAGTCTCCC is a genomic window of Cyanobium sp. NS01 containing:
- a CDS encoding DUF3086 domain-containing protein, with translation MPEEPTTTAAPESGATPPGPGPGEPTPSEPAAAAASTAWQELALEELRHRRQQLLDEIHQLESRQEQINREIQSSVTGQADGMARRLKGFQDYLVGALQDLAVAAEQVDLVPQQLLVAPSALDAEQAAQASPPPPGPAVAAAGQFSADEGLIREQLAGFQGQPDFYAPAWKLRRSLDAEAAASLDNWFLDQGGRGAQPSGGSRGRNALVSAAAIAILGELYGDRFQTLVLASQPERLGEWRRGLQEALGLDREDFGPSSGIVLFERPDALIERADRLEERGELPLILVDAVEQVVDIPILQFPLWLAFAPGPGELMRDEEIY
- a CDS encoding DUF3119 family protein; protein product: MTTPPSAASAPAPETEATSLPRHYGVAGGVLVLALGCLALLPLWGGALWLSLGVGLLGLFLLLQTALLRLEFQADSLVVWRQNTELRRFPYASWLAWKLYWPGLPVVFYFREERSIHLLPLLFDAGALRRQLDRHLSHLSASDA
- a CDS encoding ABC transporter permease produces the protein MRAPRWLRRLAVSGLIGGQAVSAIARGRIGVNDLMNELLEAGPGSFLIVMITALAAGTVFNIQVVAELSKQGANAAVGGLLALGLSREIAPLLTATLLTGKVATAYAAQLGTMKVTEQIDAITMLRTDPVQYLVVPRVLAMVVMAPVQCLLFFGVGIWSGQVSSSLLYNIPPSVFWNSVRTWMQPEDLPFMLVKALVFGLQIAVISCGWGLTTRGGPKEVGTTTTGAVVMILVTVALMDGVLTSVLFG
- a CDS encoding MFS transporter, producing MAPTASEAPAPPVPLTDAADLRGAARQRLLWAYGLGDAGTGMAASLIGFYLFIFYTAAAGLPSWMAGLVLMIGRLWDAVNDPVVGWLSDKTQSRWGPRIPWILGSAVPLGVAMAAMWWLPPGNQWVKFAVFLLISMLANSFYTGVNLPYAALAAELSTDVSLRTRLNSSRFTGSIIASLVGIVLGGLLLRDHHNPASYLQLGVLTGLLVTSSTLLCGWGLAPAARHCQRPLQHAGTTRRLLKRVRANGRFLRVLGLYLLLWCALQIMQTAALIYLPVVIGLPESWSNWILLPFMVSTLAGLWVWTAVCHRSGRLRALHLGTWLWIAACLSAMVLPAMQAGIAPLGSLANGLRLAALLATIMVAGLGASTAYLIPWALLPDAIDADPEKPAGQYSAWMVLAQKICISLALFFFGNMMSLSGYQAVRDALQPASALVAIRLCMGLIPAVLVVLGLVVMRRWPERLPLQP